Proteins encoded together in one Papaver somniferum cultivar HN1 unplaced genomic scaffold, ASM357369v1 unplaced-scaffold_117, whole genome shotgun sequence window:
- the LOC113329905 gene encoding uncharacterized protein LOC113329905, protein MSTDNLDAHFTNTTCSKNKMEQNGKTRIIRLSRRIGRNYALGLSLMSFRQVALKVKKVEKRIQPFICDPETGEVVGQIEFYKLTHCNIDVWTCHTAEENYGKMLELRAAPTPEGSTPLTDAQICEEVLGVRSGYVKGLGHGYEKPSSSSIEYNAELGEALRRADEAEKRNKELEERVDEQNRTIQGLVTDTMDIVSFLQFRMLSFLISGVI, encoded by the exons ATGAGTACAGACAATTTAGATGCACACTTCACAAACACTACCTGCAGTAAAAACAAGATGGAACAGAACGGGAAAACCCGCATCATCAGGTTAAGCAGGAGGATTGGGAGAAACTATGCACTTGGTTTGAGTCTGATGAGTTTCAG ACAAGTAGCACTCAAGGTAAAAAAAGTCGAGAAGCGAATACAACCATTCATT TGTGATCCAGAAACAGGTGAAGTTGTTGGACAAATTGAATTCTACAAGTTAACCCACTGCAATATTGATGTTTGGACCTGTCATACGGCGGAGGAAAACTAT GGTAAAATGCTTGAACTCCGAGCTGCGCCTACACCTGAAGGTTCAACACCCTTGACCGATGCTCAAATATGTGAGGAAGTGCTAGGTGTCAGATCCGGTTATGTCAAGGGTCTTGGTCATGGGTATGAAAAACCTAGCTCGTCTAGCATCGAATATAATGCGGAGTTAGGCGAAGCTCTTAGGAGGGCAGATGAAGCAGAGAAGAGAAATAAGGAACTTGAAGAAAGAGTTGATGAGCAAAATCGCACAATACAGGGGCTGGTAACTGACACAATGGATATCGTTTCTTTTCTTCAGTTTAGAATGTTAAGTTTCTTAATTAGTGGTGTCATTTAA